DNA sequence from the Sceloporus undulatus isolate JIND9_A2432 ecotype Alabama chromosome 4, SceUnd_v1.1, whole genome shotgun sequence genome:
GCAATGTGACTGGATTGGCCTCCTCCAGTCTCTTGTTAATAACCAATCTGGCAACATGCTAATATCAAATGGTAACCAATTACAATATGCCATAGGCAGCATGCAATTTAGGGAAAAAAGATACTTAACAATGTActacagtgggatcttggtatctactggaatttgattccaggaccccccatggataccatcATCCAGGGGTGTTCACATTCCACTGCATACAATAGTAAAAttgtgtaccttatataaaatggtaaaatcaagatttgctttatagtattgatttatttttaatattttcaagccatggatggttgaatctgtggatctgaagggctgactgtattcaaaGTTACCCAcctacttggatgaaagaatatcACCCAAATATTGCCTCACTAGGCCATTTGTTGCATTTGTTGGCTGATGTGCCTGTAAATCATATCAAAAGCCTGATCCGACAAAAACCGAACATGTCATTCATGAGTCTCCAAATTCCAGCTGAGCTAGTTTATCAGTGGGCTAAATAGTATAGTGTTAAGACAGCAGAGTacttcagcatggtgtagtggtttgagcattggactatgactctagagagcagggttcgaatcctagcatggctatggaaacccactggtgaccctgggcaagtcactctctctcagcctaggaagatggcaatggcaaaccctctctgtggaaacttgtcaataaaaccccataacagcttcaccttagaatcaccataacttggaaacaacttgaaggcaacaacaatgaCAAGATAGCAGATGTTGAACTGGGCTGGAAAGCAAAAGCCAAGGATTCAGCCAAGTGTCAAGGACAGATGCAAAGTGCCATCCAACATTTGCCAGTTTTGTTCTAAAAAATTACCTTTTGTAGCTTACAACATACAGGCATTATGTCAGTGAAATAAGAACAAGCTGCTTATGCTTCTAGAAAAACTTAAATGTTATGAAATGCTAACTTGGGACTAGCTCCCTCTTACTCAATAATATGAGATCTTAAAAGACTTGTTCTTCAACAGGTTTGGATTTTCTCAAATCTCAGAAAAACTAAAAGATTTTAGTGGAGTTAATCCTCCTGTTTCTAGTTTTTTCAACTACTTATACCCATCTTGCTGAATTGGGAGCAGCAGCCTTGATTTACGCTGACACATTTATCTGCTTATCACAGTACCAGGTGGCaaaaacatatgcacacacatggaaGGAAAGGTCCAAAAACAGAATGTGTATTCAAAAAAGCTGTCTAAACAAGAACCATTAGAAAAACAACTTACACAGCTTAAGCCCATGCTTGCTGCATAAACATCAACAAACCCAATCAAAAGCCTTGTCCGCTGACAGTCAGTGATAACAATAAAAGCCACTTCTCAGCACCTGCGGATTAAGCTCACTCGAGTGTTTACAGTCCTCAAAGTCTATAACTTCAGAAATGTCAAGGAATGAAGAAGTGAGGGGGAGGATATTGGGTGGGAGTGAGCTTCCTAGAGTGGGGAGCATACATCATATGTACATGGTTGTTTATTTATGCTCAAACAAGGAACAgtgaaaaacaaatatataaagaaGGGAATGAAGCAGAATTGCATCTGTAacaaagccggggggggggggggggcacaaaaaagTATTCTTCCGCTAGATATCTCCATTATCTATTCAGTTTTACCTAAGAAAGAACTTACATTAAAACATGTAAAGCCCCCTTCTGGATCAAACCAGATGCACATTGAGTCTGGCATTCTCTTCCCACCAtaccagtaagggctgttcgacagtggaacacactccctcgaaatgtagtggagtctccttccctgaaggtctttaaacagaggctgactggccatttgtcagggatgctttgattgagagtccctgcatggcagggggttgaactggatggcccttgtggtctcttccaactttacgattctttGATTCTACCAACAAGATGCCTATGGAAGCAGGTTGTGAGGACAACAGCACCCTCCTGCATGTCTTTCCAAGCAGCTAGCAAGGAGAAACATCCTGCTTCTGGAACTAAAGATGCAGGATGAATCTCCCTTATCTcgaatgccaaaatccaaaatattccaaaaatctaaatcttttttcatggatggctgagatagtgacacctttgctctctggtggttcagtgtacataaactttgtgcAAGAGGTGCTTagaaaagataaatgaatttcatgctcAGACTCGgggcccatctccaagatctctcattatgtgAGTGAcgtatgcctttaagttgtttgacttatggcaaccctatggtgaacttatcatgaggttttcttgggaggatttgtttggaggaggtttgccattgagttCCCATGAAGCCAAGATTGTTTGacatgcacaaggtcacccagtgggtttcatggccaagctaggaatcgaaccctggtcactcaaaccactacaccatgctggaaatTTATGACATCTTATAAATGAAATACAGAACATTTTTGGTCCCTAGTATTTCAGTTAAGGGAGACTCAGAATCAGAAGCATCAGTAGCTTctggtttctatgtatggttttgaAAGTTGGAAAGTGAAGGAAGCTGACAGGAAGGAAATCAAGTCACTTGAAATGTGTTTCTGGAAAAAGGGTTCTACAGACatcatggacagctaaaaagacaatgGAATGGGTCTGAGAACACATCAAGCTTAAACTTTCTCTAGAAGCGTAGATGACTAAATTgcagctgtcatactttgaacatattaTGAGACAATGTAAAAGAGGGTGACTTACTTGCTGTTTCCCAACAATAATACTAAGAAAGGAATGTAGTTATCCAGCATTAAGTTACAAGCATATTGTGTCTTATCATTCCTTTGTTATAAAAAACAATGAAACTAactacaagaaaataataatcgAGACTAGCTATTACCAAGAACCAGCatgatttgagcattgtactagaattctggagacaaggatttgaacccccactaagtcatgtaaacccactgagtaattTGGGGTaaaccatactctctcagcctcagaggaaggcaaaggcaaacttcttctgaacaaattttgcaaagccttagggtttccataaactggaaataactggaaggcacacagtaaGATTACCAAGCTGTGATCAACAGCCATGTTTACTGCATTCACATTCACACTACACTTCCATCATCTAACTGTCTAGTGTTGGAAATCTCATAGCATACATCTAGGCAGTTACACGTTTGGATGGGTATGTGGGACAACATTTTTCTTACAGTTCTCTGTGTACAAAGACTTCCAAATAGACAAAAATATAGCTGCACATTACTTAGACCAGAGAAGACGCAAACAAGTAGTTCATCCTGTACTTTACAGAATTCTCTTTGAATGAATAAGGGATTTTTCAGGAGGATgggaaaggaagactgcattacagggacagagaaggagaaaggataaTTTAAAGACTCCTCTGGCTAGTAGTATTTCAACAGAAAGTTCACTGAAACTCAAGTCAAGTCTCTactccttgcaagatactttcaagtttcAAGTtcagtctcaagtctgggagccaacatttaacagaaaaaaaggagacagGGCACATTTCTCAGAGGCAATGTGCTTGAGACAAAGCTTGAGGTATGCTTGGCAAcctgtccccactgcacatcagTGGGGCACATCCACagctttagaaggatctttcTGCTTCAAGCccatttttaatgcatttgctGTCCCCTCTGAAAAACACAGACATGCTCTGGGGATGGATCTTGTCTGTTGCTCAAACTGAATGATGCCAgtaagtcagtcactaaaaatatacaagtctcaagtcaagtcaaataaatgcatcatttattgctgagttgaGTCTCAGCTGAATCAATGAAGCAACTTAGTCCAAGTCAGtcaacttgagtctacatcactggctAGTTTCCATTCAGTGTTCTGAtggtaagattttttttaccATTGTTTTGATCACATTACCCCACTTCTGACATCACTTCATTGGTTGCCTATTTCTTCCCGGATTCAGTACAAGCTTCTGTTAGCCCTACCTGACCTACTTTATCCCCTATCTTTCatctcttatttctttttatcAGCCTCCTCTAGATCTGTGTTCTAGAACTGAAGGCATCTCATTCAACCAAGGATTTCTTGTTCCTTGGCTCAGCTTCATCCTCTATCACTCATTGCACCACATTGCTGGAATGCCCTGCCTGGACATCTGCAGACTGCTCTTTCCCTTGTTGGTTTTAATTCctctttgttttccaaatttaataatttaatattgcTTTATTATCTTGTATATTGTGATGTATCAGTATATTTTGTGTATTtgccacatttatttatattgtacagttttttgtattatatttggATAATCTGTTTTATAACTGTAAAGtgtattgtatagttttatatttgtgttACTTCACCCTTCCtttctgtgtgtacatgtgtttgcttttgccagggctggcagatttttgttgttgttttacttgtaaagttGTTGCTTTACTTGTAACGCAAGTAGTACATTGAgggtactatataaataaatgctaataataatataaataacagTAACAGTTCTAAATTTTCATCTATAATAAGTATTGCTGCTTGTTGTTCCTGTTTAACTATTGCATACTGGCTGAATCAATAACTGTagctataaaaacaaaaacatagctCACAGTgccaattttagattttggaaaggCAGGTCAGGAGAGCTTAGACATCTGAAATTAGGTATTAAGAAGCCTTTCATAAGCCTTGATCATATTTCTTTCTGAAGATGGGATAATGGAGTTATTGACTTGGGGTCTTTTAAAACTTCACATATTTACTGTTAACATAATATTAAACTTAATTATTTACTATTAAAATATCATTTCTAATTAATAAAGATGATATATGTTAAAATATAGTTATGAATGTAAGCCACAAAAATAGTAAGTACAATTATACAGaagaataatacaataaaatcaagtcCTTTCTCTAGCTCTTCCTAGAATGTGAACAGTTTTAGACATCACTTGCTCATTGTGTGCATGGTTTAGGAACTCTGATTTACAGGCAATTCAAGACAATATTCACTTACATTTCAGGTGTCATGTATGCATCATCAACAGCCtctgaaaacaaacaacaaaggtaTAATATAGACCACAGCTAAAGCCACATAGCATGCCTGAGAAATTAAATCAAACATTGTTCAGGTTAGGGATGGGAAAATGTAGTTCTGTGGCCTCAAGCAGCCCTTACCAACACACCTAGATCTACTCCAAGTATGACTAATATCCTTCTCACGGCACACTGTTAtggcactatattccactttaattgtcatggcaacatcatgtggaattctggggtttgtagttgatTGAGGCCCTGAGTGAGAATTCCCTTGCTAAATGGCAAATCCGAGGaatccacaggatgttgccatggcagttaaagtggaatacagtgctCAAGTGTAGTGTGATGTGCAGCTAAATCCAAATTCAAGTCATAGTATTTAGGTGAGATGGATTCATTCTATGACACTAGTAAGGAGTCTCAAAGTCTTTGGCTTCCCGCACATGTATTCCAGGACTTCTGCTGGAGAATAATTTCTGAGAACAATCACCCAGCAGTAATATCATTGGGCCTGGACACTGACAGCACATGCTTATCAAAGTGTGTTAAAACTGATAGCCTTTGTCAGTCTTGAGGcgcattcacactacaaaataacgCGGTGTGCAAACCAGGTTATTTGCATGGCATTCACATTCACCCCGGCTCCACTcagaatgcaaaaacaaaaaacaaaataaaacaaccctCAACCTGGGGCATTTTGCACTGGGTCCCTTACTGCATCTTTTTTTGGTGCCGCAACCATCTAGATCTTCGGTAGTGGGAATGTGCTACTGGATCAATCCAGATCATGTAGGATCGTTTCTGGAAATGGAGGCACTTCCATTTGGAAATTATCTGGTGCCGGTGGGAACACCAAACTGAGTTTAAATGCCatttaaattgtagtgggaatggtgAGCCATTATCGCATCATGGAGGAGATCCAGATCTCCCTGTGACAAAAAGCTAAGTGTTAATGTGTCCTTGGAAAGCTTTGCTTCCTGGTGTCTATTATTTCTCAGGGTTTAAATGAAGAGAGGAACAACCAGTACCACAACTGGAGCTAGAGCTTGCAGGGTTGAACCCAAGGACTTTGTGATGAGCAGGGACTATATTACCTGCCACTCCAATCACAGGCTTTCCTATTCCCTCTGAGTTTAATTAAAATCTCCACTGTAGGAAGAGAGTAAACTGACTTCCCAAGCAAGTATGTACAGTTATGAGCTATCCCTGTGGAAACCCATGGTATTTTAGGATAACTTAGGTAAAATccattagcttttttttttttaagtgctccTTGTGGAGataaaaaatgcaagaaattgtTTTAGATGAACCGGCTGCCTACATTTCAGACTATCCTGAATTTCAAAATTTACTAACACCACTGGGTACAACAAAACGAAGGACTGGGGAAAAGCGATGCATTGAATAAGGGTCTATCAGGAATTCTCCAAGGTTGGCATGATATACTTGGCAATACATATCACGATGGGGAAAAATAGATCCACACTTTCTAATGTTTAAGCCCCATAAAGACATTCAACGACATCACTTACTGAACAGTGAAGCAAACGAAGAGTTATAACAAAAcgtaggggcaaaacagactgccttgaaggagcagcttgctgctgcccctttgagaACTGGACTGGAGTTAattctttttggtctggaaaaAGAACACTCTTGCCACTGTGGCAGCACTTTTCAATGCTCCTTTTGGCATACGACATGtgaatgctgcaccaaaggagtgctgtaacaCTGCCCAAAGTGCAGTCAGGCAGGTGGTGTGATgccggcttgggggtggcattggggcatgcatcatccaaaCGCCACACCCCACGCTGTCCCCAGACCCTTAGTTTAACTGTACACATGCTTGCAAATACAAGAAAAATCATGATAATCACATTCTGGGACTTGAGTCATTTCAGATGAAGATGTTTTTTCAACCTGATGAGACAGATAAGCGTAGCatatattcattcattaattcattcaatttatatcccatgtttctccCTTTTGGGAATCATAGGGAtgtaacaataatttaaaatagaagTTGAGCTGTAAATcttattttataaaagttttttaaacaaaaacacaaattaaacaattcttttaaaatgtgcatgaatttaaaaacattttaaaatacaattctaAGATAACTGAAAAAATGCAAGATAAAAACATAGTTAAATTTCTATAGAATGATATGTTTATAAGTGAGTTATGGTGATGTGTGTTTAAGGACAAGCTCTCCTATAGTCCTGATCCTACTTTCACATTACTTGCACTTTCTAAAGGAAAAACACAGAGGAACTACAGGGACCTTATCTGGAGGGTGTGTAGATGTTCCAAGAACAACTGAGCAATTAGTATTCTGAGTCAACTCTACTAGCAAAATATCATTTTTAGTTATATTTGATTTGGTTTGGCCACTCCTGATCCTCACATTTACTGGATGTACTATGTACATCttggggcctaaataccctaaaggtaccctATCCTGTCTGATCctagaagctaaacagggtcagccctggttagtaattggatgggagaccaccaaccaatACGATGTGCTGTAGCctgtacttcagaggaaggaactagcaaaaaacaccttgcctaagaaaacccaatgaaattcatgtctttaagttgctgtaagtcaacaggtgacttgcatgaacacacacacacacatgtacatgtgAACATATGGATGATTATTTCATTAGACATTTTTGTACCGTAAGGGGCAGAATATAAGGCTCATCAGTTTTTTTAATAGCTAATAAGtcacatagccaatggtgaaggatgaagatagctgcagtccaagaacacctggagggccataaactgaggctttcatactttggacatacagtactgtattatgGCATAATATGTCTCTTTGGGGAAAGCTGATGCttgtaaagtggaagacagtaggaaaagaggaagactgcacttgTCCTGAGCTTACAAGACATGAGCAAAATTTTTTGATGAGACGATCCCTTGGAGgatcataaggtcaccataagttgaagccacTTTGATAGCAAAGAACACAACAAACATGCCCCGCTACATTAAAGGCCACATCACCAAGACATGTTGCTGGAAGAACTGCCCTTTAACTCTAGATTTGCATATAAACTCTATTTTTTCTCAGCCAGTTTTTTTACAGTGTTTATAATCAAAGCAGAAAACACAAAATGTCTTACCCAGAAGGTTCATCTGGAAGATACTAAAGTCCACCTTGGGTGGCCTTGGAGGTTTTTTTGGAGGAGGGCCAAGTGACTTAATGGATGGAAGCTGTTTGGTTTTTGGAAGTTCAGTCTCtcctacaccatgctgtctttcTGTATCAGGTGATATAATGGATGGTAGTGATTTGGTTTTTGGAAGCTTGATCTCTTCACAATGATGTCCTTCTTCTTCACCAGAGTTAAAAGGAGAATGCCATACTATATGCAGAGAAGAGGAGAATAAGCTAAGTGACTTCTATATTGCAGTTTTGAGATGTGTGAATTTGGACCATCTGAACACTGAAAAGAACCCAAACCATTTTCTTCTACTTCTGGCAGACCTGTATTTGACTTGTTAGGGCACATTCACAATTTTTCACATGATACAATTAACACAGTCATTCAAAACCTGTCTGTGCAATTGGTTGGTCTGACATACATGCAAGAAATCTTAGAAGATCACCATTCCATCTGCAATGGGGCAAGCTACAACTATAGTCATTAAAAGATATTTAGTACAGTACAAAACTGaaaggataaaagaaaattaaaagccctttttgttttgttttgtgccttccaagttgtttctgacttatggtggtcctatggtgaacctatcacacggattttcacaggtttttcttggcaaggtttgttcagaggggatttgcctttgccttcctttaatACAGTACAAAACTGAAAGGTTAGCCAGCACAATATCTTGGAACACACACAACAGAAAATCTTATCTTATTAGTCACCTGCATTCCGTTGCAAGTTGGCAAAACATCAGTTTAATGTTAAGTTCCTGTAAAAGGcttatttttttccaggaaagaaaatacaacaacaaatctaGTCTTTTTCTCATATTTGGCATCCATTCTAGATTTTGTAAAGAAAGCATGTCAAACCAGGAtgcagtttttttcttttgattctCAAAGGGCAGTGCATGATTCGCTTCAGCCACGATCTTTCTCTTCAACTCCTGTGCATTAGCTTGTGGAGTCACAGCACTTTTACCCTACAGTAACCATGGCAGCAGACAAGCCTCTTAATATTTATGAAGAATGTACTTTGATCAGCAGCTAGGGATAGTCACTTCAGGGCTTTAGCCAAATGACGGCAGTGAGAATTGTGCTGAGATTATCTGTTATTTTATATGGTGTTTACAGGCATTGGGGTGTTGAGAAATCGCAGACCAGACAGTTTGTTTATGGGAAGGAATCCTTATCTGGGATGGAGGTGGAGTTTCCCACTTCTCTATCCTCCCTACTAGGAGTGTTACTTCACTGCCCTCTTTTATATCCCCACCAGTAGCAGAGCTTGGTAGGTCAGATGAGGACCTACAGAATCTTACTCTCAATCTCTGGGCATGTCCCTAACCAGAGCCAGAAGCATAGAAAATTCTCTTCTACAGGAGGCAATGAGAGAAGAAATGTCAACTCTAAAGAACTAGGTTTTCCTAAATGTTACTCTCTCTACCACAGACAatccttctccaccaccactggAGGATTCCTCTGACTATTTACTATCATCACATAGAGTATCACCAAATGTTTCCCATATTCCTTTTCTCTGTAGTTATGGTAGTGAGTACTAGTACTAACAACCTTACAACATCATAGACTGCGAGTTTGCTTTACACTTGGGAATCAATGTTGTACATTTGATCAGAgatttccaaacatttttcaaactataaaaaaattaacatagggtgcatctacactacagaaacattggagtttgacatcattttaagtggtgtagctccagcctatggaatcctgggatttgtaattttacaagttctttagccttctctccaaaagagtgctggtgcttgaaaaactagaaatcccaggattctgtaggacagagccatggcagttaaagtggtgtcaaactgcactattttttACAGTGTAGACCCTTATAGCCTTACAAATGAAAGATGAGAGACAGCAAGATAGAAGCAGCTTTATGCTTAACTTCCCTTATGCACATGAAGCACTTCTGCTCTACTGCCAGGGCAGACTAAATGCATGCCGTTTGTCCTTCTAGAAAAATCCATTTGTCAAAAGCCACACATTTATGACCAGTTGCCTCTTGAGGGAGAAAGGAAGTACTATGAAGTCGTGTGTAAAGGTAAGCATAAAGCCGCTTCTATCTTTCTGCCCCTCACCTTTCTTTTGTAATGGTGTAAGGCCTGTAGACGCACCCTTACTGGGATATCTACTCTTCCTCCCTGTTCCCACCCCATATCTTCAAAATATTATTCCTTACAAAAGTGCTACTGAAAGTGGTGGCCTGTGGACAGGAGTCAATCCTAGAGCCATTTGTTGCCAATCACAGGAAAGCTTACAAGAGAGAAACATTgtaaccaatgggcacaaatatcgCTGATATCCATCACACAGTGATatctagcatggtatagtgacttgagacttggaccaAGATTATGGGAGACCAAATCttcactcaaccatggaagcctAGGGTGGTctttggcaagttacactctcagagggcctgaacatacaggccaaactaaagctgctttgggttgcttaggaggtatgctgtttaaatgatgtatgcattctaagaggctggaagcattctaaagactggagcacagctttggcatagcttctgtcctcttaagttgtgtgtgtcatttaaacagtatacctccaaagtgacccaaagcagctttattttggctgtctgttcaAGCTCaaagtttcagaggaaggtaacgcaaaccttttctgaacaaatcttgccaagaaagataaAGTTGTGGTACATTagagttgacttaaaggcacatgacaGTGGCCCTGGCACATGGAGAAGGGGGAGATGGATGGTCCCCCACATCTGATAGCTTCTGCTCTACAAAACAGGCTAGGTATCATCTATGTATATTTCATGCACAATTCTGCAAGATTACAAAGCATATAGCCTAAAGACTGGCTATTACCTTTTAGATAGCTCCCCTACCAGTTCCCACACCTACCTGAAGTGAAACTAAAACTATTATTTGCCTGTTAAATTCCATAGTTTACACTGCAAAATGTATTTACCATTTGAACATTCCATGGTCATGCTTGCCTTGTTTAAGTCCTTAATATTGGGGGAGAAATCAATAGGTTTTACAGCTTCACAGGCTACTTTTTCTACATTCATATGACTCCTTGGTGGAACTGGAGGTGAGGCAATGGAAAATGGAGTTGGTTCACATTGGAAAGGGTTCTTTGGTGCTTGCTCATTTTCAGCattttttgctttatcttttgCAACATCAATGACATCATTAACAGTTCTAAGATCTGCCAAAGAGGTCGTCCTAACTGGACACTGTGGTGGTGCTGTGGAAGACCTTTGTTCACTCTTCAGTGATGAAACACTTTCCCAAATTTGACAAGTGTTGTGGAAAGTAGTATTTGCCAGCACCATTTCTTGAGGGTAAACACAAGATGCTGGGCGCTGTTTTTGCAGGTCTGCCACAGGCATAGCTCCTTTACCAAGCATCCCTGGAAACTCTGCATCTTTCCTATCATTGTTCTTCCTTACTTCAGATAATTCCCGTAGCCTGACCCTTGGCAATGCCCTTGGCTTGGATGGTGTTATTTCAGATTGCTGTGATATGTAGGTGAATTTGTCCATCTTTTGCTCAGGAACTGGAACATGTACCTGTCGCAATGGTTTGGGGCAAGACACAGAACTGCCATCACTACTTTGCCGTGGAATGATTTCTGGAACTTGTTTGAGGCTCAAGGGCTTGGGTTTGGGAGAGGGTGAAGAACTGCTATTGGAACTTTGCCATGGTCTAATTACTACAGGAGGCTTCTTCGTAGGAGGTAGCAATGCATTGGAAAagtttgagtcactttggaacTTTGCTCTCAGTGCCTTGAAGTCCTCAGTTCTTTCCTAAAATAACCAAGAACAGTAAATGTAACTGTTATTTGCAGTTCTAACACAGAAACTCTGGATCAAATTGAACAGCTGgttagtttaaaaagaaagcacaagAATGACATAGCATGAGTGAGTAAATAATTAATTAGGCATCATTAATTGATTAGAGCAACACTTGAATCAGAATCAGTCCAGATTAAGCTCAAATGACATCTACTACCATGAGAATGTAGTACATCCCTTGACATACTGATAATCCAGATCAGCGTGGCTGTGTCTCTCAGTTCTCCATCAGAATAGCTATTAGTTCATCAATCTGCCCTCCATGTACCTATCATTACTGAACCACAGTTGTTTTCTATCCTCAGCTAACTGAGAAATTTAGAATTAATATTAGTATTGAAGTCTGTTGTAAAtagtaggagattatcacattgccttTTCCCCAACATGGGCACAAGCTGAGACCGGGCTGGGAAGATTTCCTACTgtacagctccatgcccagattatTACCATCCCCATCccagatcagaatggctcccatgatggaaaagaagcatttttagccagggatgggagaaggatgggatggtaatgatctgggcacagagctgtgcaGCAGCACATCTTCCCAGCCCTTGCCCATATTGGGAAAAAGTTGGTAGTGCAATAATCTACGTAGTTCCCCCCCGCATTCTGCAAATATAAACCTTTTAAACAAAACTGTTAACCTAGCACATCCCAATTGCAGATCTCAAGGTACCTCAAAATTTGGTAATTTTATTGGAGTACTCAAAGATGATGCTCCAGCCCTGTTTATTCTGTAGAAAACTAGCTACTATTTAAAAGGCCACAGAACTCTTGCTGGTAACCTCAGATGctaaagtttctttctttctcctaggAGTGatttttgctttgtgtgtgtgtgtgtttgtttgtttaaaggttCATGTGTGTCTTGAACTGCCTTATGAACTTTGTTACGTGCTTGCATGGCATGAGGGACATTAGCCACACAAATCAGCCCTGTGCAATGGAACTGTATTACTCTGACATAGCCTGTCAG
Encoded proteins:
- the FYB2 gene encoding FYN-binding protein 2 isoform X1, which translates into the protein MDMVMDMERTEDFKALRAKFQSDSNFSNALLPPTKKPPVVIRPWQSSNSSSSPSPKPKPLSLKQVPEIIPRQSSDGSSVSCPKPLRQVHVPVPEQKMDKFTYISQQSEITPSKPRALPRVRLRELSEVRKNNDRKDAEFPGMLGKGAMPVADLQKQRPASCVYPQEMVLANTTFHNTCQIWESVSSLKSEQRSSTAPPQCPVRTTSLADLRTVNDVIDVAKDKAKNAENEQAPKNPFQCEPTPFSIASPPVPPRSHMNVEKVACEAVKPIDFSPNIKDLNKASMTMECSNVWHSPFNSGEEEGHHCEEIKLPKTKSLPSIISPDTERQHGVGETELPKTKQLPSIKSLGPPPKKPPRPPKVDFSIFQMNLLEAVDDAYMTPEITEKKDTKERGPLWNHDIPKQHSKEIAKIRDHGTILTKPKMNGEHTSEKQMPQEETTQSFPGTRLRKNFSDGYVCLENLRADEKKASLGQTAPNPVEAMEEVYDDVEGLQRDIQACDAYSSFTSDIFADESNEETYEDIQSEDYSSTKSEDSKGEKAKRLGKFFRKGKFKIKNAHLKENFRNLSHSVPNLDVIAQESMVYNNVDTEQTDTNSSPRSFFKVKKYNVEKNNKMSKEEKLFREKFMYDKEITVINTAVAHCSNASTKGKLDLKITAGEQLEVIDVTEGNQLICRNSEGKYGYVLLEHLNFRH
- the FYB2 gene encoding FYN-binding protein 2 isoform X3, with translation MDMERTEDFKALRAKFQSDSNFSNALLPPTKKPPVVIRPWQSSNSSSSPSPKPKPLSLKQVPEIIPRQSSDGSSVSCPKPLRQVHVPVPEQKMDKFTYISQQSEITPSKPRALPRVRLRELSEVRKNNDRKDAEFPGMLGKGAMPVADLQKQRPASCVYPQEMVLANTTFHNTCQIWESVSSLKSEQRSSTAPPQCPVRTTSLADLRTVNDVIDVAKDKAKNAENEQAPKNPFQCEPTPFSIASPPVPPRSHMNVEKVACEAVKPIDFSPNIKDLNKASMTMECSNVWHSPFNSGEEEGHHCEEIKLPKTKSLPSIISPDTERQHGVGETELPKTKQLPSIKSLGPPPKKPPRPPKVDFSIFQMNLLEAVDDAYMTPEITEKKDTKERGPLWNHDIPKQHSKEIAKIRDHGTILTKPKMNGEHTSEKQMPQEETTQSFPGTRLRKNFSDGYVCLENLRADEKKASLGQTAPNPVEAMEEVYDDVEGLQRDIQACDAYSSFTSDIFADESNEETYEDIQSEDYSSTKSEDSKGEKAKRLGKFFRKGKFKIKNAHLKENFRNLSHSVPNLDVIAQESMVYNNVDTEQTDTNSSPRSFFKVKKYNVEKNNKMSKEEKLFREKFMYDKEITVINTAVAHCSNASTKGKLDLKITAGEQLEVIDVTEGNQLICRNSEGKYGYVLLEHLNFRH
- the FYB2 gene encoding FYN-binding protein 2 isoform X2, with the translated sequence MDMVMDMERTEDFKALRAKFQSDSNFSNALLPPTKKPPVVIRPWQSSNSSSSPSPKPKPLSLKQVPEIIPRQSSDGSSVSCPKPLRQVHVPVPEQKMDKFTYISQQSEITPSKPRALPRVRLRELSEVRKNNDRKDAEFPGMLGKGAMPVADLQKQRPASCVYPQEMVLANTTFHNTCQIWESVSSLKSEQRSSTAPPQCPVRTTSLADLRTVNDVIDVAKDKAKNAENEQAPKNPFQCEPTPFSIASPPVPPRSHMNVEKVACEAVKPIDFSPNIKDLNKASMTMECSNVWHSPFNSGEEEGHHCEEIKLPKTKSLPSIISPDTERQHGVGETELPKTKQLPSIKSLGPPPKKPPRPPKVDFSIFQMNLLEAVDDAYMTPEITEKKDTKERGPLWNHDIPKQHSKEIAKIRDHGTILTKPKMNGEHTSEKQMPQEETTQSFPGTRLRKNFSDGYVCLENLRADEKKASLGQTAPNPVEAMEEVYDDVEGLQRDIQACDAYSSFTSDIFADESNEETYEDIQSEDYSSTKSEDSKGEKAKRLGKFFRKGKFKIKNAHLKENFRNLSHSVPNLDVIAQESMVYNNVDTEQTDTNSSPRSFFKVKKYNVEKNNKMSKEEKLFREKFMYDKEITVINTAVAHCSNASTKGKLDLKITAGEQLEVIDVTEGNQLICRNSEGKYGYVLLEHLNFR